A stretch of the Amycolatopsis sp. BJA-103 genome encodes the following:
- a CDS encoding tetratricopeptide repeat protein: MSVGKGGCLLEIEPALIDHFGFQAMMDKARRFRELGQHDRALSEALSAVRLCRDDALADLRTERADGWRTRWDRSEWIPANAFVVAEQLAIGQADAAVRKLAELEQAHPMELSFAKLRIRALAEADQSAEAADFFRAMYARYREAGETRAAEELRAVNNDVLIRPDRVISRREPITADSAAQAEHVVRHLPSDVDDVVGRGDLIALLDAYTTDSAGAPRHAVVVVNGGPGVGKTTLTAKWAHRAERRYRHGAVMLDLRGDSQAAKADAGEIVDTLLSLLDFPVDQVVNPIARAAKLSALLTRRSMLVILDNVRSSDQVAPLLGVLSSCTVVIVSRWRLKSLSAKLTPPVIKVDPLGDRHSAALLTRRIGHRAQDDAEGVEELVWLCRGNPLALTLVAERAASRAGTRVRTLASQLRDVELLLSLGDEGDWPGTSLKSAFALSYQDLELAERRVFALIGLHPSTEMTNEVIAAADGRPVSEVRRSLDILAAAHLVEHPADLDRFRVHDLLHLYAASLAAQLSDVDLVRRRMFEFYLRMVIDAYRLVFPHKELLSMPPTAAATPTPGFRTVAEARQWVLRERTSIMAVIAASEGILNEISCVLPAMTTEFFMLQGRFPDAVEGLTIAVRVATAQGAVGLLASCLNDLAVVHLLIGADDAAERCLLRALELVDAHGIAVGSATVRLNLARVHLHAGRAAEAVERYRRVLPSVRELGEPMLCAIAERRFADALVEMGGHDEEALGLYREALRRWREAGDVTEMLRVHATLGALLVRLGRLDDASAECHAGMALTGSSDDLPSLMKLNTALAQLRHAEGDDRAALRHANRAVDLANRSQHATGQARALSVLARILRDHGNPDEARKLWRDAAELYRGRARTARADAIEALLAELDAHGPLVPMAREGEGDTVAMPSPHLRILGGGRA, from the coding sequence GTGAGTGTGGGCAAAGGTGGTTGCCTGCTGGAGATCGAGCCGGCGCTGATCGATCACTTCGGCTTCCAGGCCATGATGGACAAGGCCCGTCGATTCCGTGAACTGGGCCAGCATGACCGCGCGCTGAGCGAAGCGCTCTCGGCTGTCCGGTTGTGCCGGGACGACGCCCTGGCCGACCTCCGGACCGAGCGCGCCGACGGATGGCGCACCCGATGGGACCGTAGCGAGTGGATTCCGGCCAACGCGTTCGTCGTGGCGGAACAATTGGCGATCGGGCAAGCGGATGCCGCGGTGCGGAAACTGGCGGAACTCGAACAGGCTCATCCGATGGAGCTGAGCTTCGCGAAATTGAGAATTCGCGCGCTGGCCGAGGCTGATCAATCCGCCGAAGCCGCCGACTTCTTCCGGGCGATGTATGCGCGTTACCGGGAAGCGGGGGAGACGAGGGCGGCGGAAGAACTGCGGGCTGTCAACAACGACGTACTCATCCGGCCGGATCGGGTGATTTCGCGGCGTGAACCGATCACTGCCGATTCCGCTGCGCAGGCCGAGCACGTGGTACGGCATTTGCCGTCGGACGTCGACGACGTCGTGGGAAGGGGCGATCTGATCGCGCTGCTCGACGCGTACACGACCGATTCCGCCGGCGCGCCACGCCACGCCGTCGTGGTGGTGAACGGAGGCCCCGGAGTCGGGAAGACGACATTGACGGCCAAGTGGGCCCATCGTGCCGAACGGCGGTATCGGCACGGCGCGGTCATGCTGGACCTACGCGGTGACAGCCAGGCCGCGAAGGCCGATGCGGGCGAAATAGTCGACACGCTGTTGTCCTTGCTCGACTTCCCGGTCGATCAAGTGGTCAATCCGATCGCGCGCGCCGCGAAACTGAGCGCGCTGCTCACCCGGCGGTCGATGCTCGTGATCCTGGACAACGTGCGCAGTTCCGATCAGGTCGCACCGCTGCTGGGGGTGCTGTCGTCCTGCACGGTGGTGATCGTTTCACGGTGGCGGCTGAAGTCCTTGTCGGCGAAACTGACCCCGCCGGTGATCAAAGTCGATCCTCTCGGTGACAGGCATTCCGCCGCCCTGCTGACCCGGCGGATCGGGCATCGCGCGCAAGACGACGCGGAGGGGGTCGAAGAGCTGGTGTGGCTGTGTCGAGGCAACCCGCTGGCGCTGACCCTGGTGGCGGAACGTGCCGCCTCGCGGGCGGGCACGCGGGTGCGGACCTTGGCGAGCCAATTGCGTGATGTCGAGCTGTTGCTGAGCCTCGGCGACGAAGGAGACTGGCCGGGCACGAGCTTGAAGTCCGCGTTCGCTCTTTCGTATCAGGACCTCGAGCTCGCCGAGCGGCGCGTGTTCGCGCTGATCGGCCTGCATCCGAGCACCGAGATGACCAATGAGGTCATCGCTGCCGCGGACGGGCGTCCGGTGTCGGAGGTGCGACGCTCCCTCGACATACTGGCGGCCGCGCATCTTGTCGAACACCCTGCCGACCTCGATCGGTTCCGCGTACACGATCTTCTGCATTTGTACGCCGCGTCCCTGGCCGCGCAGTTGTCCGATGTGGACCTCGTGCGGCGGAGGATGTTCGAGTTCTACCTGCGCATGGTCATCGATGCCTACCGTTTGGTGTTTCCGCACAAGGAACTTCTGAGCATGCCGCCGACAGCGGCGGCGACGCCGACGCCCGGGTTCCGCACTGTCGCCGAGGCACGACAATGGGTGTTGCGGGAAAGAACTTCGATCATGGCGGTGATCGCGGCGTCAGAGGGGATCTTGAACGAGATTTCTTGTGTACTTCCGGCGATGACGACGGAATTCTTCATGTTGCAGGGAAGGTTTCCCGACGCGGTCGAAGGGTTGACCATCGCCGTCCGGGTGGCGACGGCGCAAGGTGCCGTGGGGTTGCTCGCTTCGTGTTTGAATGATTTGGCCGTCGTCCATCTGCTCATCGGCGCCGACGACGCGGCCGAACGGTGCCTGCTGCGTGCGCTCGAACTGGTCGACGCCCACGGGATCGCGGTCGGCAGCGCGACGGTCAGGCTGAACCTGGCCCGTGTGCATCTTCATGCCGGCCGAGCGGCCGAGGCGGTAGAGCGGTACCGGAGGGTGCTGCCGTCCGTTCGTGAGCTGGGCGAGCCGATGTTGTGCGCCATCGCGGAACGCCGGTTCGCTGACGCTCTGGTCGAAATGGGCGGGCATGACGAGGAGGCGCTCGGTCTGTATCGGGAGGCCCTGCGACGCTGGCGCGAGGCGGGCGATGTCACCGAGATGCTGCGGGTGCACGCCACCCTCGGGGCGTTGCTGGTCCGGCTCGGCAGGCTGGACGACGCGTCAGCGGAATGTCACGCCGGGATGGCTTTGACCGGGTCGAGCGATGACCTCCCGAGCTTGATGAAGCTCAATACGGCACTCGCGCAGCTGCGGCACGCGGAAGGCGACGACCGGGCGGCGTTGCGACACGCCAACCGCGCGGTCGATCTGGCGAATAGATCGCAGCACGCGACCGGTCAGGCGCGGGCCTTGTCGGTCCTGGCGAGGATCCTCCGCGATCATGGCAACCCCGACGAGGCACGGAAGCTGTGGCGTGACGCCGCGGAGCTGTACCGCGGCAGGGCTCGGACCGCCAGGGCCGACGCGATCGAGGCATTGCTGGCCGAACTCGACGCGCACGGGCCACTTGTCCCGATGGCTCGTGAGGGCGAGGGGGACACCGTGGCGATGCCCTCGCCGCATCTCCGGATCCTCGGTGGAGGTCGCGCCTGA
- a CDS encoding helix-turn-helix domain-containing protein yields the protein MTEDEGGAGEHTGSAEDGDDLGSPRDELVRLYNEGETIENLAARFGLSYRNARTALLAAGVTLRPPKIQLPPTPPGLVNAYLAGRSIRQLADIHGMSYNQTRRILLAEGVVLRPRGRP from the coding sequence ATGACCGAAGACGAGGGCGGCGCCGGCGAACATACCGGCTCCGCCGAAGACGGGGATGACCTCGGCTCACCGAGGGATGAACTCGTCCGCCTCTACAACGAGGGCGAGACGATCGAGAACCTGGCTGCGCGCTTCGGGTTGAGCTACCGGAACGCGCGGACCGCCTTGCTGGCCGCAGGCGTCACGCTCCGGCCACCGAAGATCCAGCTTCCGCCCACGCCGCCGGGGCTTGTCAACGCCTACCTGGCGGGCCGGAGCATCCGGCAGCTGGCGGACATTCACGGCATGAGCTACAACCAGACCCGCCGGATTCTGCTCGCCGAAGGCGTCGTCCTTCGTCCCAGAGGGCGACCGTAG
- a CDS encoding PQQ-dependent sugar dehydrogenase — protein sequence MTRRHLRRGLSLVAGLALAGALLPAASSAEPREGRGVPLGELTATATQVASGLVNPTAITALNDGSGRILVVEKRGVVRAYHPRTGLAAKPFLDISAKVNGADVERGLLGLAIAKDKRVYVAYTRKSDSAVTLSRVRPDTGELTELITQPHSEFPNHNGGQLAFGPDGYLYWGIGDGGGGGDPLASGQRLDTLLGKILRVDVNRACRPLRYCVPAGNPFAGVAGARAEIWSYGLRNPWRFSFDPADGSLWIGDVGQGRFEEVDHLAAGKGGANFGWSCKEGPVVFDQTRCKDGATFTDPVFHYISGAEGCAVIGGHVYRGKKYASLAGGTYVATDFCQGTAWAVRKKADGTYESARIGEFPLDATTFGTDQYGELYLADETPGGLHRISFARKS from the coding sequence ATGACGCGACGGCACCTACGCCGGGGGTTGTCCCTGGTGGCCGGGCTCGCCTTGGCCGGAGCGCTGCTCCCGGCCGCGAGCAGCGCGGAACCCCGGGAAGGGCGGGGTGTCCCGCTCGGCGAGCTGACCGCCACGGCGACCCAGGTCGCGTCCGGCCTGGTGAACCCCACCGCGATCACGGCGCTCAACGACGGGAGCGGCCGGATCCTCGTCGTGGAGAAGAGGGGCGTCGTCCGCGCCTACCATCCCAGGACCGGGCTCGCCGCCAAACCGTTCCTGGACATCAGCGCCAAAGTGAACGGTGCGGACGTCGAACGCGGGCTGCTCGGGCTGGCGATCGCCAAGGACAAGCGGGTCTACGTCGCGTACACCCGCAAGTCCGACAGCGCGGTGACCCTGTCGCGGGTCCGGCCGGACACCGGCGAGCTCACCGAGCTGATCACCCAGCCGCATTCCGAGTTCCCCAACCACAACGGCGGCCAGCTGGCGTTCGGCCCCGACGGATACCTGTACTGGGGGATCGGCGACGGCGGCGGCGGGGGCGATCCGCTGGCCAGCGGGCAGCGGCTGGACACGCTGCTGGGCAAGATCCTGCGCGTCGACGTCAACCGCGCGTGCCGTCCGCTGCGGTACTGCGTCCCGGCGGGCAACCCGTTCGCCGGTGTCGCGGGCGCGCGGGCGGAGATCTGGTCGTACGGGCTGCGCAACCCGTGGCGCTTCTCCTTCGACCCGGCCGACGGCTCGCTGTGGATCGGCGACGTCGGGCAGGGCCGGTTCGAGGAGGTCGACCACCTCGCCGCGGGCAAGGGCGGCGCGAACTTCGGCTGGTCCTGCAAGGAGGGGCCGGTCGTGTTCGATCAGACGCGGTGCAAGGACGGCGCGACGTTCACCGACCCGGTCTTCCACTACATCTCCGGCGCGGAGGGCTGCGCGGTCATCGGCGGGCACGTCTACCGCGGCAAGAAGTACGCCTCGCTGGCGGGCGGCACCTACGTCGCCACCGACTTCTGCCAGGGCACGGCGTGGGCCGTCCGCAAGAAGGCCGACGGCACTTACGAAAGCGCCCGGATCGGCGAGTTCCCGCTCGACGCCACCACGTTCGGCACCGACCAGTACGGCGAGCTGTACCTGGCCGACGAAACGCCGGGCGGACTGCACCGGATCTCGTTCGCGCGCAAGAGCTGA
- a CDS encoding sensor histidine kinase, with product MTGSATVLRRERIADRLIRPVLITAAIGVTGVRIFTHEVHFRPWTTALFFVVALFAVVSLMPWNRIPARTQTTLASGYAVSAAVLLALAPQTFAPMFAYLAAAVAGIKLASRTAAIWIAVLDAVCCAVAVAVVGAVTPAADDWPWWLALSVGLPVLLGIARRDRRNALFNAERAASEARRAAASESREAALLERTRIARELHDVLGHSLTGIALQLDMADALGTKGRDAEAGEAVRRARSLAVDGIGRMRQAVHELREGALPLEDTLAALCAGELVPFEVEGSAGPLGGGVAHTLVRAAQEALTNAAKHAPGTGRAVKLVFSSETVTLVVTNGPAGRRAAPDTGGGMGLVGMRERATALGGSAQAGPAPDGGWTVEIRLPRMG from the coding sequence ATGACCGGAAGCGCGACGGTGCTACGCCGCGAACGGATCGCCGACAGGCTGATCCGGCCCGTCCTGATCACGGCGGCGATCGGGGTGACCGGGGTCAGGATCTTCACCCATGAAGTCCATTTCCGTCCTTGGACGACGGCGCTCTTCTTCGTCGTCGCGCTCTTCGCCGTGGTCTCGCTCATGCCCTGGAACCGGATTCCGGCGCGGACGCAGACCACCCTCGCGAGCGGATACGCCGTCTCCGCGGCCGTGCTCCTCGCCTTGGCCCCGCAGACCTTCGCGCCGATGTTCGCCTACCTCGCCGCCGCGGTCGCCGGGATCAAACTCGCCTCCCGCACCGCGGCGATCTGGATCGCGGTACTCGACGCCGTCTGCTGTGCCGTGGCGGTCGCCGTGGTCGGCGCGGTGACTCCGGCGGCAGACGACTGGCCGTGGTGGCTCGCGCTTTCGGTGGGCCTGCCGGTGCTGCTGGGCATCGCCCGCCGAGACCGGCGTAACGCGCTCTTCAACGCCGAACGCGCCGCCTCCGAAGCCCGGCGGGCCGCCGCCTCCGAGTCGCGGGAGGCCGCGCTGCTGGAGCGGACGCGGATCGCGCGGGAACTGCACGACGTCCTCGGCCACTCGCTGACCGGGATCGCCCTGCAACTCGACATGGCCGACGCCCTCGGCACGAAGGGCAGGGACGCGGAAGCCGGCGAGGCCGTGCGCCGCGCGCGGTCACTGGCGGTGGACGGTATCGGGCGGATGCGGCAGGCGGTGCACGAACTGCGCGAGGGCGCCCTGCCGCTGGAGGACACCCTGGCCGCCCTGTGCGCGGGAGAGCTGGTGCCGTTCGAGGTCGAAGGCTCCGCCGGACCGCTCGGCGGCGGCGTCGCGCACACCCTGGTCCGCGCGGCGCAGGAGGCGCTGACGAACGCGGCCAAACACGCGCCCGGCACCGGACGCGCGGTGAAACTCGTGTTCTCATCGGAAACGGTCACGCTCGTCGTCACGAACGGCCCTGCCGGACGACGCGCGGCGCCGGACACCGGCGGCGGGATGGGACTGGTCGGGATGCGGGAACGGGCGACCGCGCTGGGCGGGTCGGCGCAGGCGGGCCCGGCGCCGGACGGCGGCTGGACGGTTGAAATCCGGCTGCCCCGCATGGGGTGA
- a CDS encoding DUF1453 domain-containing protein, translated as MSTPVEIVLIVAAVGYILIRRLAGDVAEAKRMLLLPAILAVIGLSDVDDSVKSATAVVFLVVTLAVSVLFGVLRGVSIRLYRQDGVAHMRYTWLTIVLWALNVAAKVGANLLLGLITGVPSGGNSVMLTIGVGMLVEGVVVLARAMRTDSRIVWKKGEDGKAHTTSPFLDDLQARMTRR; from the coding sequence ATGAGCACACCTGTCGAAATAGTCCTGATCGTCGCCGCCGTCGGATACATCCTGATCCGGCGACTGGCCGGGGACGTCGCCGAGGCCAAGCGGATGCTGCTGCTGCCCGCGATCCTCGCCGTGATCGGGCTGTCCGATGTGGACGACAGCGTGAAATCCGCGACCGCGGTGGTGTTCCTGGTCGTCACCCTCGCGGTGAGTGTCCTGTTCGGAGTGCTGCGGGGCGTGAGCATCCGGCTCTACCGGCAAGACGGTGTCGCGCACATGCGCTACACCTGGCTCACGATCGTGCTGTGGGCGCTGAACGTGGCCGCCAAGGTCGGCGCGAACCTGCTGCTGGGCCTGATCACCGGAGTCCCCTCCGGCGGGAACAGTGTCATGCTGACCATCGGCGTGGGCATGCTCGTGGAGGGTGTCGTGGTACTCGCCAGGGCGATGCGCACCGACAGCCGTATCGTCTGGAAGAAGGGCGAGGACGGCAAGGCGCACACCACCTCTCCCTTCCTCGACGATCTGCAGGCCAGGATGACCCGACGTTGA
- a CDS encoding response regulator — MTVSLVVVDDQASVREALAVMLDLADGLTVVATATNGEEALAAVSRHTPDVVLMDLHMPVLNGVEATGRIKAAAPEVQVVVLTSLDDDESILAALEAGASGYLTKEADRAKIEQAVRTAADGQVVLAPEVQRRLLTLASRRVRAADEGDRFGFTSRETEILGLIGEGLRNPEIAARLVISEATVKTHINNLFAKAGFHSRAEAVRYALSAPPPAPYRFT, encoded by the coding sequence GTGACCGTCTCGCTCGTTGTCGTCGACGACCAGGCGTCCGTGCGGGAAGCCCTCGCGGTGATGCTCGACCTCGCCGACGGCCTCACCGTCGTCGCGACGGCCACCAACGGCGAGGAGGCCCTCGCCGCGGTCTCCCGGCACACGCCGGACGTCGTGCTGATGGACCTCCACATGCCGGTGCTGAACGGCGTCGAGGCGACCGGCCGGATCAAGGCCGCGGCGCCGGAGGTCCAGGTCGTGGTGCTGACCAGTCTCGACGACGACGAATCGATCCTCGCCGCGCTCGAAGCCGGTGCGAGCGGGTACCTGACCAAGGAAGCCGACCGGGCGAAGATCGAACAGGCCGTGCGCACCGCCGCCGACGGGCAGGTCGTGCTCGCCCCGGAGGTCCAGCGACGGCTCCTCACCCTCGCGTCACGCCGGGTCCGTGCGGCGGACGAGGGCGACCGGTTCGGGTTCACCTCGCGGGAGACGGAGATCCTCGGGCTGATCGGCGAGGGCCTGCGCAATCCGGAGATCGCCGCGCGGTTGGTGATCAGCGAGGCCACCGTCAAGACCCACATCAACAACCTGTTCGCGAAAGCGGGCTTCCACTCGCGCGCCGAAGCCGTCCGGTACGCGCTGAGCGCCCCGCCTCCCGCGCCCTACCGTTTCACCTGA
- a CDS encoding SON protein gives MEHSFPPQGAQWPPPQGWVPQPAPAPPVRKPRRWLLFGGIAGLVLVLLAGLTTWLLWPSKAGREPFEQALAALSSAPAVRNSTSAVGGMIKTDVKTTAFGETSGTMSFQGRKIEILVVGGKVYFKAPDGMLPGSRADSSEAEDLKDRWITGEDALFGPVVQQFESPEKLAGRLREALERAKEIEDDQNETVRDVPAIKASTPAGVLYVSKEAPHRLLRYSVSVPGGTPSVPKLPTMPDAESRPQMPSGAALGESDVDALSPEETDAVYEDLTSNTKKLSNAVDTGVRFDMDGAATVACSASGCTVTANVSNSASANSGGKVTGQVNATMTANVTIGGRSAGSCRNTATLPLNGSGSISCVNGGAGGVFAAVEAEKKADAEAQSRASGGVPVQYRIESIASVSVVAEAIGQVEITRLVDELTERRSKLGGK, from the coding sequence GTGGAGCACTCATTCCCACCCCAAGGCGCGCAGTGGCCGCCGCCGCAGGGCTGGGTACCCCAACCGGCCCCGGCGCCGCCCGTCCGGAAACCCCGGCGGTGGCTGCTGTTCGGCGGGATCGCGGGGCTGGTGCTGGTGCTCCTCGCCGGACTGACCACCTGGCTGCTGTGGCCCTCGAAAGCCGGTCGCGAGCCCTTCGAGCAGGCACTGGCGGCGCTGTCCTCGGCACCGGCGGTCCGGAACAGCACCTCCGCGGTCGGCGGGATGATCAAGACGGACGTCAAGACCACCGCGTTCGGCGAGACGTCCGGCACGATGTCCTTCCAGGGCAGGAAGATCGAGATCCTGGTCGTCGGCGGCAAGGTCTACTTCAAGGCGCCCGACGGCATGCTGCCCGGGTCGCGAGCGGACTCGTCCGAAGCCGAGGACCTCAAGGACCGGTGGATCACCGGCGAGGACGCGTTGTTCGGCCCGGTCGTGCAGCAGTTCGAGTCCCCGGAGAAACTCGCCGGCCGCCTGCGCGAGGCGCTGGAACGGGCGAAGGAGATCGAGGACGACCAGAACGAGACCGTCCGTGACGTCCCGGCGATCAAGGCGAGCACGCCCGCCGGTGTCCTGTACGTCTCGAAGGAAGCGCCGCATCGGCTGCTCCGCTACTCCGTGAGCGTGCCCGGCGGGACGCCGTCGGTCCCGAAGCTCCCGACGATGCCCGACGCGGAATCGCGGCCCCAGATGCCTTCCGGCGCCGCCCTCGGTGAGTCCGATGTGGACGCTTTGTCGCCCGAAGAGACCGACGCCGTCTACGAAGACCTGACGTCGAACACCAAGAAACTGTCCAACGCCGTCGACACCGGTGTGCGGTTCGACATGGACGGCGCGGCCACGGTCGCGTGCAGCGCCTCGGGCTGCACGGTGACCGCGAACGTGTCCAACTCCGCGTCGGCGAACAGCGGCGGGAAGGTCACCGGCCAGGTCAACGCCACGATGACCGCGAACGTGACCATCGGCGGCCGCTCGGCGGGCAGTTGCCGGAACACGGCGACCCTGCCGCTGAACGGCTCGGGCTCGATCAGCTGTGTCAACGGCGGGGCGGGCGGGGTCTTCGCGGCCGTCGAAGCGGAGAAGAAGGCGGACGCGGAAGCGCAGTCGCGGGCCTCGGGCGGGGTGCCGGTCCAGTACCGGATCGAGAGCATCGCATCGGTTTCCGTGGTGGCCGAAGCGATCGGGCAGGTCGAGATCACCCGGCTCGTCGACGAGCTGACGGAGCGGCGGTCGAAGCTCGGCGGCAAGTGA
- a CDS encoding SDR family oxidoreductase: MTTTLITGANKGLGRETARRLIADGHTVYLGSRDAERGRRAAKELGARLVLLDVTDDASVEAAAKTIEAEGGLDVLVNNAGVENRPMLGAAELTADELRTTFETNVYGTARVTHAFLPLLRRSAAPVVVNVSSGLASLTGLTMPDSPSYAYPGVAYPASKAAVNVLTIQYAKAFPGMRINAVEPGYTATDLNGRSGHQTVEEGAEIIVRMASIGPDGPTGGYFDDSGPLPW; this comes from the coding sequence ATGACCACGACACTGATCACCGGGGCCAACAAGGGCCTCGGCCGTGAGACCGCCCGTCGCCTCATCGCCGACGGCCACACCGTCTACCTGGGCAGCCGCGACGCCGAACGCGGCCGCCGCGCCGCGAAAGAACTGGGCGCACGCCTGGTCTTGCTCGACGTCACCGACGACGCGTCCGTCGAGGCGGCCGCGAAGACCATCGAGGCCGAGGGCGGGCTGGACGTCCTGGTCAACAACGCGGGCGTGGAAAACCGGCCCATGCTCGGCGCTGCCGAGCTGACGGCGGACGAGCTGCGCACGACCTTCGAGACCAACGTGTACGGCACCGCCCGGGTGACGCACGCGTTCCTGCCGCTGCTGCGGCGCTCCGCCGCACCCGTGGTGGTCAACGTCAGCAGCGGCCTCGCCTCCCTCACCGGGCTGACCATGCCCGACTCGCCGTCGTACGCCTATCCAGGCGTGGCGTACCCGGCGTCGAAGGCCGCGGTCAACGTGCTCACCATCCAGTACGCCAAGGCGTTCCCCGGGATGCGGATCAACGCCGTCGAGCCGGGCTACACCGCGACCGACCTCAATGGACGGTCGGGGCATCAGACCGTCGAGGAGGGCGCCGAGATCATCGTCCGGATGGCCTCGATCGGACCGGACGGCCCGACCGGCGGCTACTTCGACGACTCGGGGCCGCTCCCCTGGTGA
- a CDS encoding helix-turn-helix transcriptional regulator, which translates to MAATEFGRAVRRWRDRVSPADVGLPEGGQRRAAGLRREELAMLAGISVDYVTRLEQGRASHPSDQVVEALARALRLSAPERAHLFGLAGLAVPGPDVASAYLTPGVQRLIDRMTGIPVAVFDATWTLLSANPPYAALMGDPSQVRGFERNAVWRHFLGEGTRARHTPESLRTFEAVLVADLRSAAARYSADQRLTRLIAELRGGSPRFARLWDSGAVGRHESARKIIDHPSVGPVELDCDVLTVEGCDLHIMVYTAEPGSEAAERLALLTVLGTQSLTG; encoded by the coding sequence ATGGCGGCGACGGAATTCGGGCGGGCGGTACGACGCTGGCGCGACCGCGTCTCCCCGGCGGACGTCGGCCTGCCCGAGGGCGGTCAGCGGCGCGCGGCCGGCCTGCGCCGCGAGGAACTGGCCATGCTGGCGGGGATCTCCGTCGACTACGTGACCCGGCTGGAACAAGGCCGCGCGTCGCATCCGTCCGATCAGGTCGTCGAGGCGCTGGCGAGGGCGCTTCGGCTCTCCGCGCCCGAACGAGCCCACCTGTTCGGTCTCGCCGGGCTGGCGGTGCCGGGACCGGACGTCGCCTCCGCGTACCTCACGCCCGGTGTCCAGCGGCTGATCGACCGGATGACCGGGATTCCCGTCGCGGTGTTCGACGCCACCTGGACGCTCCTGTCGGCGAACCCGCCGTACGCCGCCCTGATGGGTGATCCGTCCCAGGTGCGCGGATTCGAGCGCAACGCCGTCTGGCGGCACTTCCTCGGCGAGGGCACGCGTGCCCGGCACACCCCGGAATCCTTGCGGACCTTCGAAGCCGTCCTCGTCGCGGACCTGCGCTCGGCGGCCGCCCGCTACTCGGCCGATCAGCGGCTCACCCGGCTGATCGCGGAACTGCGCGGCGGGAGCCCGCGGTTCGCGCGGCTGTGGGATTCCGGTGCCGTCGGACGGCACGAGTCCGCACGCAAGATCATCGACCATCCTTCGGTCGGGCCGGTCGAACTCGACTGCGACGTGCTGACCGTCGAAGGCTGCGACCTGCACATCATGGTCTACACGGCCGAACCCGGCTCCGAAGCCGCCGAGCGGCTCGCGCTGCTCACCGTGCTCGGGACGCAATCCCTGACCGGATGA